In one Chitinophaga sancti genomic region, the following are encoded:
- a CDS encoding dicarboxylate/amino acid:cation symporter, whose product MRQLFKNYSSILLLLGGIITGSIMGLSLGKQVLVLKPIGDIFLNLIFIAVVPLVFFAISAAIANIDPGQKLGKIMSAMGLVFLSTILISAFCTIVVIWFFPLEAVVSVPGTLPEMKDAGNWGNQVVRLLTTEEFFSLLSRKNMLPLLIFAAITGFATLKAGEEGIPFRNFLVSANAVMKRFLDIIMVMAPLGLGVYFACQIAELGPQLFVTYASSMKIYYGFGIIYFVLGFSIYAFIAGGWKGILYYWRYNIVPTLTALGSCSSIATIPANLEAAKKMRVPEAINNVVVPLGATLHKDGSSISSIVKIGVVFALFGRDFSGVDTILLALGITVIVSIVEGGVPNGGYIGELLVMSVYGFPVAALPAVMIVGTLVDPLATVLNATGDSVAAMLVTRVLKGKNWIREQEAELTK is encoded by the coding sequence ATGCGCCAATTATTCAAGAACTATAGCAGCATCCTGCTTTTGCTGGGAGGGATCATCACCGGTAGTATCATGGGGCTGAGCCTGGGCAAACAGGTACTGGTCCTGAAACCTATCGGGGATATTTTCCTCAACCTGATCTTTATCGCGGTGGTACCCCTGGTATTTTTTGCCATCAGTGCCGCCATTGCCAATATCGATCCCGGTCAGAAACTAGGCAAGATCATGTCTGCCATGGGCCTGGTATTTTTGTCTACTATATTAATATCCGCTTTTTGCACGATCGTGGTGATCTGGTTCTTCCCGCTGGAGGCAGTGGTATCTGTACCAGGCACACTGCCCGAAATGAAGGATGCGGGTAACTGGGGCAACCAGGTAGTACGCCTGCTCACGACGGAGGAGTTCTTTTCACTCCTGTCCAGGAAGAACATGCTGCCATTGCTCATATTTGCTGCTATTACGGGCTTTGCGACCCTGAAAGCGGGTGAGGAAGGGATACCCTTCAGAAACTTCCTGGTGTCTGCTAATGCGGTCATGAAGCGCTTTCTTGATATTATTATGGTGATGGCGCCACTGGGCCTGGGGGTTTACTTTGCCTGCCAGATTGCAGAGCTGGGTCCGCAGTTGTTTGTTACCTATGCCAGTTCCATGAAGATCTATTATGGCTTTGGTATTATTTACTTCGTTCTTGGCTTTAGCATCTACGCGTTTATTGCCGGCGGCTGGAAAGGTATTCTTTATTACTGGCGATATAATATTGTACCTACACTCACTGCGCTGGGCTCTTGCAGCAGTATTGCGACCATCCCGGCAAACCTGGAGGCGGCAAAGAAAATGCGGGTACCGGAGGCGATCAATAATGTGGTGGTGCCATTAGGTGCCACCTTGCATAAGGATGGCTCCAGTATTTCTTCTATTGTGAAGATCGGGGTGGTGTTTGCGCTGTTCGGCAGGGATTTTTCAGGAGTGGATACGATCCTGCTTGCACTGGGCATTACGGTGATCGTGAGTATTGTGGAAGGGGGTGTGCCGAATGGCGGGTACATCGGGGAGCTGCTGGTGATGTCTGTGTATGGGTTCCCGGTGGCGGCTTTGCCGGCGGTGATGATCGTGGGTACGCTGGTAGATCCGCTGGCAACGGTGCTGAATGCAACGGGGGATTCGGTGGCGGCCATGCTGGTGACGAGGGTGCTGAAAGGGAAGAACTGGATAAGAGAGCAGGAAGCGGAACTTACAAAATAA
- a CDS encoding sodium:solute symporter family transporter: MNKLANIDYIIFVVYFLVVASYGYWIYLRKKKATMSTKDFFLAEGSLTWWAIGASLIASNISAEQFIGMSGNGFSVGIAVSAYEWIAAVALIIVAVWFIPVYLKNKIYTMPQFLKTRYNETVALIMAVFWLFLYVFVNLTSILFLGALAINNLVGAEHFHIIMVALAAFALLITLGGMKVIGYTDVIQVVVLIIGGLATTWLALTMVSEHFGLGKDALAGFNALMKDSPDHFEMILKKPGPGASQEYINRYLLLPGITIYFAGQWIINLNYWGCNQYITQRALGADLKTARNGILFAGLMKLMMPVIVMLPGIAAYVLFKNGGLQGEMAPGGQFNADNAYSAVLTFLPNGLKGLSLAALTAAIVASLAGKANSISTIFTLDVYKKYINKEADEKKLVWTGRLTIVVAMLVAIAFTWNDLLGIGGAGGFTFIQKYTGFISPGVFAMFLLGMFWKRTTGAAAVAGIVTGFVLSVVFNNYAAEWFGHETWLYTAFLNSKGVYEIPFQICMGWAFFFTLVVMVALSLAGPKINPKAFHLDKAMFRLAPSTIVLIVMTLLILSALYIRFW; encoded by the coding sequence ATGAATAAACTAGCCAACATTGACTACATCATTTTCGTAGTCTATTTCCTGGTAGTTGCCTCTTATGGTTACTGGATTTACCTCCGGAAAAAGAAGGCGACTATGAGTACCAAAGATTTCTTCCTGGCCGAAGGATCGCTTACGTGGTGGGCCATAGGTGCTTCCCTCATTGCCTCTAATATTTCAGCAGAACAATTCATTGGGATGAGTGGCAACGGCTTCTCTGTCGGCATCGCCGTATCTGCCTATGAATGGATTGCAGCCGTAGCCCTCATTATCGTGGCGGTCTGGTTTATTCCCGTTTACCTGAAGAACAAGATTTACACCATGCCACAGTTCCTCAAGACCCGTTACAATGAAACGGTGGCTCTGATCATGGCTGTATTCTGGTTGTTCCTTTATGTGTTCGTTAACCTGACCTCTATCCTCTTCCTCGGTGCCCTGGCCATCAATAACCTGGTAGGTGCGGAACATTTCCACATCATTATGGTTGCACTGGCTGCATTTGCACTGCTCATCACCCTGGGTGGTATGAAAGTGATTGGTTATACTGACGTGATCCAGGTAGTGGTGCTCATCATTGGTGGCCTGGCTACAACCTGGCTGGCACTCACCATGGTAAGTGAACACTTTGGTCTTGGCAAAGATGCACTGGCTGGTTTTAATGCACTCATGAAAGATTCTCCTGATCACTTCGAGATGATCCTGAAGAAACCTGGTCCCGGCGCTTCACAGGAATACATCAACCGTTATCTCTTGTTGCCTGGTATCACTATCTATTTTGCAGGTCAGTGGATCATCAACCTGAACTACTGGGGATGTAACCAGTACATCACGCAGCGTGCACTGGGTGCGGATCTGAAGACAGCCCGTAATGGTATTCTCTTTGCTGGTCTGATGAAACTGATGATGCCTGTGATCGTGATGCTGCCTGGTATCGCCGCTTATGTATTGTTTAAGAACGGTGGGCTGCAGGGCGAAATGGCACCGGGTGGTCAATTCAATGCGGACAATGCTTATTCCGCAGTACTGACCTTCCTGCCGAATGGTTTGAAAGGCTTATCCCTTGCTGCGTTGACCGCTGCTATCGTAGCATCACTGGCAGGTAAGGCAAATAGTATTTCAACTATCTTTACACTGGACGTTTACAAGAAATATATCAACAAAGAAGCCGACGAGAAAAAACTGGTATGGACCGGTCGCCTGACGATTGTAGTGGCTATGCTCGTAGCCATTGCCTTTACATGGAATGACCTGTTAGGTATCGGTGGCGCAGGCGGCTTTACCTTTATTCAGAAGTATACGGGTTTCATCAGCCCGGGTGTGTTCGCCATGTTCCTGCTCGGTATGTTCTGGAAGCGTACCACCGGAGCCGCTGCAGTAGCGGGTATCGTAACAGGCTTTGTATTGTCAGTTGTTTTCAATAACTATGCAGCAGAATGGTTTGGTCATGAAACGTGGTTGTACACCGCCTTCCTGAACAGCAAGGGCGTATATGAAATTCCTTTCCAGATCTGTATGGGATGGGCCTTCTTCTTTACGCTGGTGGTAATGGTGGCATTGAGCCTGGCAGGACCAAAGATCAATCCGAAAGCTTTCCACCTGGATAAGGCAATGTTCAGGTTAGCTCCGTCTACAATCGTGTTGATTGTAATGACACTGCTGATCCTGAGCGCACTGTACATCCGCTTCTGGTAA